The Desulfosoma sp. genomic interval GAAGGTGGGCGCACCGTCGGAGCCGGCGTGGTCACCGACATCATCGAGTAAAGCCGACGTGACAAAAGCCATGGGGTCCCTGACCGGGAATGATCGGCAGGGACCCAAATTATGGGAACAGACGCCATGATGAATCAAAGAATACGCATCCGCTTGAAAGCCTACGACCATAAACTTCTTGACCAAGCGGCCGCAGAAATCGTCAATACGGCAAAGAAGACCGGAGCCCATGTGGCGGGTCCTATTCCGTTGCCGACGAAAATCCACCGTTACACGGTTCTGCGTTCCGTGCATATTGACAAGAAGTCTCGGGAGCAGTTTGAGATCCGGGTCCACAAGCGTTTGGTGGATATTTTGGAGCCGACTCAGCAGACGGTGGATTCGCTCATGAAGCTGGATCTGTCCGCTGGGGTTGATGTGGAAATCAAACTGTAAGGCCGCTTTGAGCGGAGAAGCCTAGCCCAAGAGAGCTGAGAAAATGGTGAAGGCATTACTAGGACGCAAGCTCGGGATGACGCAGGTTTTTGCCGAAGACGGCAGTGTGGTGCCCGTCACGGTGGTGCAGGCAGGCCCCTGTGTCGTCACGCAGGTCAAAGTTCCCGCACGGGATGGGTACAGCGCCGTGCAGATCGGCTTTGGGGAAAAGAAGGAAAAGAAGGTCACGCGCCCTCTGAAGGGTCACCTGGACAAGGTGGGCAAAGGGTACTTTGAGGTATTGAAAGAGGTGCGTGTGGAAAATCCCGAGGAATTTGAGCCGGGTCAGGTGTTGGAATCGGGCCTTTTTGCCATCGGAGACCGTGTCGATGTCACTGGAGTGAGTAAAGGCAAAGGCTTTGCCGGTACGGTCAAGCGATGGGGCTTCAGTCGAGGGCCTGTGACGCACGGATGCAAAAATATTCGAGAACCGGGGTCCACCGGATGCGCGACCTTCCCGGGGCGTGTCATCAAAGGCAAAAAGATGGCGGGCCAAAAGGGCCATAAGCGGGCAACGGTTTTGAACCTGAAGATTGTCGACGTGCGACCCGAAGAGAACCTTATCCTGATCAAGGGAGCTGTGCCTGGAGCCAGGAACGCTTTCCTGATGATCCGCAAGACCAATCGGGTCCGATAACGCTCGTGCCCCGCTGGGTGAAGGACGAGAGGAAACACATCATGCCAACGGTGGAAATTTTCGACATGAATCGGCAGGTCGTGGGCCAGATGGAGCTTCGCGACGACATCTTTGACGTTCCGGCCAACAAGCATGTGGTCCACGAGGTGGTGTTGTATCAGCTGGCGAAGCGTCGCCGAGGGACGGCCAAGACCAAGGGTCGAAGTGAGGTTTCGGGAGGCGGCAAAAAGCCTTGGCGTCAGAAGGGAACAGGTCGCGCTCGAGCCGGAACCATTCGATCTCCCTTATGGCGGGGTGGTGGCACCGTGCATGGGCCGCAACCGCGAACCTACGACATGAAGGTGCCTAAGAAGGTGCGTCGGTTGGCGCTGAAGATGGTGCTCAGCCAAAAGCTGCGGGATCAGGCCCTGGTGGTCGTGGATCAGCTGCAACTTCCGGAAATCAAAACCAAGCTTTTTCATGCCTGGATGCAGCGCTTTGAACTGCAAAAACCTTTGGTGGTCATTTCCGGCAAGGACGAAATTTTGGAAAAGTCGGCGCGCAACATTCCCAACGTCAAGGTGCTGCGTTGCGAAGGCCTGAACGTTTTTGACATGCTCAAGCATGGAAACCTGGTGCTCACCAAAGAGACGGTTTCCAAAATAGAGGAGTCCTTGGGGTGATGCGGGACAAAACCTATTCCATACTTAAGCGCCCTTTGATTACGGAAAAAAGCACCTCGGACAAGGAGGAGCACAATAAGCTGCACTTCGAAGTGGATCGTCGTGCCAACAAGATCGAGATCAAAGAGGCGGTGGAAAAGATCTTCAAGGTGGACGTCCTGGAGGTGCGCACCTTGACGGTGAAGGGCTACAACAAGCGTGTGGGGCGCCATGTGGTGCGCACCGGCGATTGGAAAAAGGCCGTTGTGACCATCAAGCCCGGCCAGAGGGTCGAGTTTTTTGAAGGGGTCTAAGTAGGGGAGAGGCGCATCGAGAAGGCCGGAGCTTGAAAATTCGGCCTGAATCGATGGAGCTTTCAACGAGGTTAAGCTATGGGGATCAGGAAAGTTAAACCGCGCAGCGCCGGAACCCGTTTCGTGACCTATTCCACGTTTGAGGAAATCACGAAAAAGGAGCCGGAAAGAAGCCTTGTGGAACCGCTCAAAAAAAAGGGCGGCCGAAACAATCATGGTCGAGTGACGGCGCGGCATCGTGGTGGAGGCCACAAAAGGCTGTATCGCATCATTGATTTTAAACGGGACAAGGAAAACGTGCCCGCCAAGGTTGCGGCCATTGAGTACGACCCGAACCGCTCGGCCCGGATTGCGCTTTTGCACTATGTGGACGGGGAGAAGCGTTACATTTTGGCGCCCTTGGGTTTGCAGGTGGGCGATACGGTGGTCACGGGCTCCGATGCGGATGTCAAGCCGGGAAACTGCTTGCCCTTAGAAAACATTCCCCTTGGCACCGTGGTACACAATGTGGAGATGATTACCGGAAAGGGCGGTCAATTGGTGCGTTCAGCCGGTGCCGGTGCGCAGCTCATGGCGAAGGAAGGCCGCTACGCCACCCTCAGGCTGCCTTCGGGCGAAATGCGCATGGTGCTGGCGAGATGCAAGGCCACCATCGGCCAGGTGGGCAACATTGATCATGAAAATATCAGCCTGGGCAAAGCAGGTCGCAGCCGTTGGCTGGGACGCCGACCTCATGTGCGGGGTGTGGCTATGAACCCGGTGGATCATCCCATGGGCGGTGGGGAAGGTCGCAGTTCCGGAGGTCGGCATCCGTGCACGCCATGGGGTAAGCCCACCAAGGGATACCGAACCCGTAAGGCCAAAAACAGCGATCGGCTCATTGTGCGACGCCGCAAATAGATGACGTAAGGAGGGTAAGGTGCCTCGCTCTTTAAGAAAGGGACCCTTTGTGGACGATCACCTGCTGAAGAAGGTGCTGACGGCCAAAGAGACAGGAGATCGCAAGGTGATCAAGACCTGGTCTCGCCGATCCACCATTCTTCCCGATTTCGTGGGGCTGACCATCGCCGTGCACAACGGCAAAAAGTTCATTCCCGTCTTTGTCACGGAAAACATGGTGGGCCATAAGCTGGGTGAGTTTTCGCCCACACGAACCTTCTACGGTCATGCCGGGGATAAGAAGTCCAAGGTCAAGGGGAAAAAGTGATGGAAGTGAGGGCGGTTTCCAAATACGTGCGCATTTCGCCGCGCAAGGCGCGCCTGGTGGCCGATCTTGTCCGCAGCAAGAACGTGGGGCAGGCTTTGACCATTCTGAAGTACACCCCTAAGAAAGGGGCGCGGCTGCTGAGCAAGACCCTGAGGTCGGCCATGGCCAACGCGGAAAACACCAAATCCATGGACATGGACGGGCTCTATATCAAAGAAATTTATGTGAACGAAGGGCCCCGGCTGAAGCGCTGGAGGCCTCGAGCCATGGGCCGGGCCACACGCATTCTGAAGCGCACCAGCCACATCACGGTGGTTCTCGGGGAAAAGTAATCGGTACGTTACAGGATCTCGGAGGTGGAGATTGGGACAGAAGGTCAATCCAAAAGGTTTTCGTCTCGGCGTTATCCGAACGTGGGATTCCAAGTGGTTTGCCGCCAAGGGATACGCCAAGCTGGCCTATGAAGACCGAAAGATTCGCGATTTCATCAAAAAGCGATTGTACCACGCCGGCATTGCCAAGATCGAGATCGAGAGGGCTGCCAATAAGGCCAAGATTCGTATCTTCACGGCGCGTCCTGGAATCGTCATCGGCAAAAAGGGCGTCGAAATCGAGGCCTTGCGCAAAGAGTTGGAAAACAAATTCAACCGCGAAATCCTTATCGATATTCAGGAAGTGCGGCGGCCCGAACTGGACGCCGTCCTCGTGGCGGAAAACATCGCTTTGCAGCTGGAACGCCGTGTGGCCTTTCGTCGAGCCATGAAGCGCGCGGTGACGTCGGCGCTCAAGTTCGGGGCCAAGGGGATTCGTGTCGCCTGCGCCGGACGCCTTGGGGGTGCGGAAATGGCACGCCGGGAATGGTATCGCGAAGGTCGAGTCCCTCTCCACACGCTACGAGCCGACATCGATTATGCCGTGGCCGTGGCCAAGACCACCTACGGAGTGATCGGAGTCAAGGTGTGGATCTTTAAAGGGGAAGTTCTCCCGTAGGATCGATGTCTTGTCTTGACGGATTTAGCCGAGAGGCGACAGGTCAAGAGACGAAAGGCCTACGGGTGAGATTCAAGGAGAGGATCCATGTTAGCGCCCAAAAGAGTCAAGTATCGAAAGCAGCAAAAAGGCCGCATGAAGGGGATCGCCTCCCGAGGAAACCAATTGAATTTTGGGGACTTCGGGCTTAAGGCTCTGGAACCCGGCCGGATCACATCCCGGCAGATCGAAGCGGCTCGTGTGGCCATCACGCGTTATGTCAAACGCGGTGGGAAGATCTGGATTCGCATCTTTCCGGACAAGCCGGTGACCAAAAAGCCGGCGGAAACCCGCATGGGCAAAGGCAAGGGAGCCCCCGAAGGGTGGGTTGCCGTGGTGAAGCCGGGACGAATCCTTTATGAACTCAAAGGCGTCACGGAAGAGATCGCCAAGGAAGCGTGTCGGCTGGCAGGTCACAAACTTCCCGTGGCGACTCGGTTTGTGTCAAGGCAGGATGTGTTATGAAAGCAGCGACCTTGCGGGACATGAGTGTCGAAGAATTGAGGCGGAAACTGGTGGAGTTGCGGGAATCCCTGTTTAATTT includes:
- the rpsJ gene encoding 30S ribosomal protein S10; amino-acid sequence: MMNQRIRIRLKAYDHKLLDQAAAEIVNTAKKTGAHVAGPIPLPTKIHRYTVLRSVHIDKKSREQFEIRVHKRLVDILEPTQQTVDSLMKLDLSAGVDVEIKL
- the rplC gene encoding 50S ribosomal protein L3 translates to MKALLGRKLGMTQVFAEDGSVVPVTVVQAGPCVVTQVKVPARDGYSAVQIGFGEKKEKKVTRPLKGHLDKVGKGYFEVLKEVRVENPEEFEPGQVLESGLFAIGDRVDVTGVSKGKGFAGTVKRWGFSRGPVTHGCKNIREPGSTGCATFPGRVIKGKKMAGQKGHKRATVLNLKIVDVRPEENLILIKGAVPGARNAFLMIRKTNRVR
- the rplD gene encoding 50S ribosomal protein L4, translating into MPTVEIFDMNRQVVGQMELRDDIFDVPANKHVVHEVVLYQLAKRRRGTAKTKGRSEVSGGGKKPWRQKGTGRARAGTIRSPLWRGGGTVHGPQPRTYDMKVPKKVRRLALKMVLSQKLRDQALVVVDQLQLPEIKTKLFHAWMQRFELQKPLVVISGKDEILEKSARNIPNVKVLRCEGLNVFDMLKHGNLVLTKETVSKIEESLG
- a CDS encoding 50S ribosomal protein L23; the encoded protein is MRDKTYSILKRPLITEKSTSDKEEHNKLHFEVDRRANKIEIKEAVEKIFKVDVLEVRTLTVKGYNKRVGRHVVRTGDWKKAVVTIKPGQRVEFFEGV
- the rplB gene encoding 50S ribosomal protein L2; the protein is MGIRKVKPRSAGTRFVTYSTFEEITKKEPERSLVEPLKKKGGRNNHGRVTARHRGGGHKRLYRIIDFKRDKENVPAKVAAIEYDPNRSARIALLHYVDGEKRYILAPLGLQVGDTVVTGSDADVKPGNCLPLENIPLGTVVHNVEMITGKGGQLVRSAGAGAQLMAKEGRYATLRLPSGEMRMVLARCKATIGQVGNIDHENISLGKAGRSRWLGRRPHVRGVAMNPVDHPMGGGEGRSSGGRHPCTPWGKPTKGYRTRKAKNSDRLIVRRRK
- the rpsS gene encoding 30S ribosomal protein S19, whose product is MPRSLRKGPFVDDHLLKKVLTAKETGDRKVIKTWSRRSTILPDFVGLTIAVHNGKKFIPVFVTENMVGHKLGEFSPTRTFYGHAGDKKSKVKGKK
- the rplV gene encoding 50S ribosomal protein L22; protein product: MEVRAVSKYVRISPRKARLVADLVRSKNVGQALTILKYTPKKGARLLSKTLRSAMANAENTKSMDMDGLYIKEIYVNEGPRLKRWRPRAMGRATRILKRTSHITVVLGEK
- the rpsC gene encoding 30S ribosomal protein S3, whose protein sequence is MGQKVNPKGFRLGVIRTWDSKWFAAKGYAKLAYEDRKIRDFIKKRLYHAGIAKIEIERAANKAKIRIFTARPGIVIGKKGVEIEALRKELENKFNREILIDIQEVRRPELDAVLVAENIALQLERRVAFRRAMKRAVTSALKFGAKGIRVACAGRLGGAEMARREWYREGRVPLHTLRADIDYAVAVAKTTYGVIGVKVWIFKGEVLP
- the rplP gene encoding 50S ribosomal protein L16, producing the protein MLAPKRVKYRKQQKGRMKGIASRGNQLNFGDFGLKALEPGRITSRQIEAARVAITRYVKRGGKIWIRIFPDKPVTKKPAETRMGKGKGAPEGWVAVVKPGRILYELKGVTEEIAKEACRLAGHKLPVATRFVSRQDVL